A window of the Sulfobacillus acidophilus DSM 10332 genome harbors these coding sequences:
- a CDS encoding amino acid/polyamine/organocation transporter, APC superfamily (PFAM: Amino acid permease~COGs: COG0531 Amino acid transporter~InterPro IPR004841~KEGG: afr:AFE_0719 amino acid permease family protein~PFAM: Amino acid permease-associated region~SPTR: Putative Amino acid permease-associated region; TC 2.A.3) — MDEDPVRSHERLHQVFHLVDLSSLSISSVAPIFSVAAAGSVMVRAAGPAVPLAIVLIALPFIASSGIFLSLNQHFPNAGASYHWSRRILGFDYSNFQAWIIIMAYFWSIPPILIPAAQFTLSILGDNTPTNLLQIVVAMGWALFATSVLLWGAKMTARVTQMFLVIEVVSVLVMGIWGYSVWGHVIHGGTIFAIGHIRWPGVIVCMVIAATIVDGWEIDSYAAEESQKPLIAPGWGGIIGALGVAVYYLTIWPILLHEVPLHTLETSPDVLTIWSKTVAPGFLPWIRIAILASTAGSLWLTSYILSRALFAMSRDGVLPFWLGRLNRHKAPMWAIVIPVGSSAAVIVLQLMFPSMNALFTLVLSAAGFFLVAEFLLDGINMAVFLLRHHATLRHDLKTHHHAVLFLGSLFVVLTLGLLEGLFLVYGPRYIGPDIDWVTVVMIGVGLLHVLWIKAVRRQQTIVFNPDAGDLFAAGPVAWRLSQDK, encoded by the coding sequence ATGGACGAAGATCCTGTCCGCTCACATGAACGGCTTCATCAAGTCTTTCACCTGGTTGATCTGTCGAGTCTATCCATTTCGAGTGTGGCGCCGATATTTAGCGTGGCGGCTGCGGGATCGGTCATGGTTCGGGCAGCCGGACCCGCGGTACCGTTGGCGATCGTCCTGATCGCGCTGCCATTTATAGCGAGTTCAGGGATATTTCTTTCTCTTAATCAGCATTTTCCCAATGCCGGTGCATCGTACCATTGGTCTCGGCGAATTCTTGGATTTGATTATTCCAATTTTCAGGCGTGGATTATTATCATGGCATATTTTTGGTCGATTCCGCCCATTTTGATTCCCGCCGCTCAATTTACACTAAGCATCTTGGGCGACAACACTCCGACTAACCTGTTGCAAATCGTTGTGGCGATGGGCTGGGCCCTTTTTGCGACGAGCGTGTTGCTGTGGGGAGCAAAAATGACGGCCCGTGTTACGCAAATGTTTTTGGTTATCGAAGTTGTGTCCGTGCTCGTAATGGGAATTTGGGGATATTCCGTATGGGGCCATGTGATTCACGGTGGAACCATTTTCGCGATTGGCCATATCCGGTGGCCGGGTGTAATCGTCTGCATGGTCATTGCCGCTACGATTGTAGATGGGTGGGAAATAGATTCATATGCGGCCGAGGAATCCCAAAAGCCCCTGATAGCCCCCGGATGGGGTGGCATCATCGGGGCACTAGGGGTTGCAGTCTACTATCTTACAATTTGGCCCATCCTGCTCCATGAGGTTCCCTTGCATACGTTGGAAACGAGTCCCGATGTGTTAACGATCTGGAGCAAAACTGTGGCGCCAGGATTTTTGCCATGGATTCGAATCGCTATCTTGGCGTCTACGGCGGGCTCGTTGTGGTTAACGAGCTATATTCTATCACGAGCGTTATTTGCCATGTCGCGTGATGGTGTCCTGCCGTTTTGGTTGGGACGACTGAATCGACACAAGGCACCTATGTGGGCCATAGTGATCCCGGTCGGATCATCGGCGGCAGTGATTGTCTTACAGTTGATGTTTCCGTCCATGAATGCGCTGTTTACCTTGGTGCTAAGTGCCGCAGGATTTTTTTTGGTCGCGGAGTTTTTGTTGGACGGGATAAATATGGCGGTCTTTCTGTTACGTCATCACGCGACTCTGCGACATGATTTAAAAACCCATCATCATGCAGTGCTCTTTTTGGGATCGTTATTTGTTGTTTTGACGTTGGGATTGCTGGAGGGTTTGTTCTTGGTTTATGGACCCAGGTACATCGGTCCGGACATTGATTGGGTTACCGTCGTTATGATAGGGGTTGGTCTCCTGCATGTTTTATGGATCAAAGCGGTGCGACGACAACAAACTATTGTATTTAACCCGGACGCGGGGGATTTGTTTGCCGCTGGACCCGTTGCATGGCGTCTAAGCCAAGATAAATAA
- a CDS encoding RNA-directed DNA polymerase (Reverse transcriptase) (PFAM: Reverse transcriptase (RNA-dependent DNA polymerase); Group II intron, maturase-specific domain~COGs: COG3344 Retron-type reverse transcriptase~InterPro IPR000477:IPR013597~KEGG: sth:STH1794 group II intron-encoding maturase~PFAM: RNA-directed DNA polymerase (reverse transcriptase); Group II intron, maturase-specific~SPTR: Group II intron-encoding maturase) — translation MDSWETRRQPNTSPCEGLVPEERVKPGGPSQAPSVSSASRPPPPDVSNNSLMEAILDGNNLKLALKRVRANQGAPGVDGVTTDEFVDYLWEHWPTIQGQLRAGTYHPQPIRGVEIPKPTGGVRMLGIPTAIDRFIQQAVLQVLTPIFDPQFSDHSYGFRPGRSAHQAVRQVRRQAEAGAEWVIDLDLEKFFDRINHDILMARVARRVQDPQVLRLIRRYLQAGLMLHGVSTPRTQGAAQGGPLSPLLANILLDDLDKELARRGLAYVRYADDAMILVHSRRAGERVLASVSRYLDRTLHLPVNLTKSAVDRLVRRTYLGFKFLKSRAQYRLGIAPESLRRVKGRLRELTDRHAPGRLTARIQAVNRFLAGWVGYFALAETPTPLRELDSGIRHRFRAIVWRRWKRVRTRYRELRALGVPAWKVGELANARKGPWRMAAGPLNSVLTVSYWDAHGLHRLLNLYEATRLRWS, via the coding sequence ATGGATTCGTGGGAAACACGACGACAGCCGAATACCTCGCCATGCGAGGGCCTCGTGCCGGAAGAACGGGTGAAGCCCGGGGGGCCGTCACAGGCGCCGAGTGTTTCTTCGGCATCCCGACCCCCGCCACCCGACGTGTCGAACAATAGCCTCATGGAGGCGATTTTGGATGGGAACAATCTGAAGCTGGCGCTCAAACGCGTCCGGGCCAATCAAGGCGCCCCGGGCGTGGATGGGGTCACCACGGACGAATTCGTGGACTACCTCTGGGAGCACTGGCCGACGATTCAAGGGCAATTACGGGCGGGCACCTATCATCCACAGCCTATCCGGGGGGTCGAAATCCCGAAACCGACCGGGGGCGTGAGAATGCTCGGTATCCCGACCGCGATTGACCGCTTCATCCAGCAAGCCGTATTGCAAGTGCTCACGCCGATCTTTGACCCCCAGTTCTCCGACCACAGCTACGGGTTTCGCCCCGGACGCAGTGCCCACCAAGCGGTACGACAAGTGCGTCGGCAGGCGGAAGCGGGGGCCGAGTGGGTGATCGACCTCGACTTGGAGAAATTCTTCGACCGGATAAATCATGACATCCTGATGGCGCGCGTCGCGCGCCGAGTCCAAGACCCTCAGGTACTTCGACTCATCCGCCGATACCTCCAAGCGGGGCTCATGCTCCACGGGGTGAGTACACCCCGCACGCAAGGGGCCGCCCAAGGTGGTCCCCTGAGTCCCTTGCTCGCCAATATTCTATTGGATGACCTGGACAAGGAGCTCGCGCGTCGTGGGTTGGCGTACGTCCGCTATGCGGACGACGCGATGATACTGGTGCATTCCCGCCGGGCTGGGGAGCGCGTCTTGGCATCGGTGAGCCGATACCTCGACCGCACGCTCCATCTCCCGGTGAACCTCACCAAAAGTGCGGTGGACCGGCTGGTGCGCCGCACGTACCTGGGGTTCAAATTCCTCAAATCCCGGGCCCAATACCGACTCGGGATCGCTCCGGAGTCCCTGCGGCGGGTCAAGGGCCGACTGCGGGAACTCACCGACCGGCATGCCCCCGGACGCCTCACAGCGCGAATTCAAGCCGTCAATCGGTTCTTGGCGGGATGGGTGGGATATTTTGCCTTAGCCGAGACGCCGACACCTCTGCGGGAGCTCGACAGCGGGATTCGCCATCGCTTCCGGGCCATCGTTTGGCGTCGGTGGAAACGCGTCCGCACGCGGTATCGGGAACTACGGGCGCTCGGGGTGCCCGCGTGGAAAGTCGGGGAACTCGCCAATGCACGCAAAGGCCCTTGGCGCATGGCCGCAGGGCCCTTAAACAGCGTGCTGACGGTGAGCTACTGGGATGCACACGGCTTGCACCGCCTCCTCAACCTGTACGAGGCGACACGTCTACGCTGGTCATGA
- a CDS encoding hypothetical protein (KEGG: bcg:BCG9842_B2258 hypothetical protein~SPTR: Putative uncharacterized protein), with translation MDEYDLVFSLAQYHEGLQSIDMATARLLKRRQKISHDLPGLPPKALVAQWAEQCQVSAHDLERVFVTLYHLSESRHRVRPEGFRAFIPLARSRSQDGATYTILSLRQYDNASVVRVTVEVENNAPATMPGLMLDLDAPFRAWSTHGGGSQSWIQQDFVVAPPLPDNVDGISIRLLVKPHPRPPHRGDLCSSEQIYEFTPKTIVF, from the coding sequence ATGGATGAATACGACTTGGTGTTTTCCCTTGCGCAATATCACGAAGGACTCCAATCGATTGATATGGCGACCGCCCGGCTCTTAAAACGCCGGCAAAAAATATCCCATGATCTCCCCGGTTTGCCCCCGAAGGCCTTAGTCGCCCAATGGGCCGAACAGTGTCAGGTCAGCGCCCACGATTTGGAGAGGGTCTTTGTCACACTCTATCATCTGAGCGAATCCCGCCACCGGGTTCGCCCCGAGGGCTTTCGGGCATTTATCCCGTTGGCCCGGTCACGTTCACAAGACGGCGCGACATATACCATACTCAGTCTTCGCCAATATGACAATGCCTCCGTCGTGCGGGTAACGGTTGAAGTGGAAAATAATGCGCCGGCCACCATGCCCGGTTTGATGCTCGATCTCGATGCACCGTTCCGGGCTTGGTCAACTCATGGAGGAGGAAGCCAATCGTGGATTCAGCAGGATTTCGTCGTGGCGCCCCCGCTACCGGACAACGTGGACGGTATCTCCATCCGGCTCCTAGTCAAGCCCCACCCCAGGCCGCCCCATCGTGGCGATCTTTGTTCATCGGAGCAGATATACGAATTTACCCCAAAAACCATCGTCTTTTAA
- a CDS encoding transposase mutator type (PFAM: Transposase, Mutator family~COGs: COG3328 Transposase and inactivated derivatives~InterPro IPR001207~KEGG: sth:STH2279 transposase~PFAM: Transposase, mutator type~SPTR: Transposase), with product MASSITKKSRSEQTLTVPWVDILQDAEDGLLALSIRVGLQVLQQMMAAEVEQLAGPKGRHDPQRQAVRHGTEVGSVFLGDRKISVSHPRVRAADGSEEIPLDTYHQFQDPTLATQAVLERMLYGLASRQQRHADAAFESAMEQPGPSKSTVSRRFIQATQQALDRFLQRRLDDRTWVVVMIDGLRVADHMVVGALGIDAEGHKRVLGLVEGATENHTVVTALLQDLITRGLTAAHGLLVVIDGAKALAKAVREVWGDRVLIQRCQIHKQRNVLDHLPKSAENRVRQRLRKAYQEPDADKAAQALEALAKELERDHPGAAGSLREGLEETLTVQRLGLPGLLRQTLANTNAMESLNSQFRTHAQNVKHWTNGQQVLRWLASASFFIEDTLTRIPGYREIPVLQTALKSAVAHKPEQKTEQIG from the coding sequence GTGGCTTCCAGTATAACGAAAAAGTCCCGCTCGGAACAGACGCTGACCGTGCCGTGGGTAGACATTCTCCAGGATGCGGAAGACGGCTTATTGGCGCTGTCGATCCGGGTCGGATTGCAGGTCTTGCAACAGATGATGGCGGCCGAGGTGGAGCAGTTAGCGGGGCCTAAAGGACGTCATGATCCGCAACGCCAAGCGGTCCGACACGGGACCGAAGTCGGGAGCGTCTTTTTGGGGGATCGCAAAATCTCCGTTTCGCACCCACGGGTGCGGGCAGCCGATGGCTCGGAGGAAATTCCGTTAGACACCTACCATCAGTTTCAGGACCCGACGCTGGCGACCCAAGCCGTACTGGAACGGATGCTGTATGGCTTAGCGAGCCGCCAGCAGCGCCATGCCGATGCCGCCTTTGAATCCGCGATGGAGCAGCCGGGCCCCAGCAAAAGCACGGTGAGCCGGCGCTTTATCCAAGCCACCCAACAGGCCCTCGACCGCTTCCTCCAACGCCGGTTGGATGACCGGACGTGGGTTGTGGTGATGATCGATGGTTTGCGCGTGGCCGACCACATGGTGGTCGGGGCCTTAGGGATTGATGCGGAAGGCCACAAACGCGTACTGGGATTGGTGGAAGGGGCCACCGAAAATCATACCGTGGTCACGGCCTTATTACAGGATCTGATCACCCGCGGCCTGACGGCCGCGCACGGATTACTCGTGGTCATCGATGGCGCCAAGGCCTTAGCCAAAGCGGTGCGCGAGGTCTGGGGGGATCGCGTCCTCATCCAACGCTGCCAAATTCACAAGCAACGGAATGTGCTGGACCACCTGCCGAAATCGGCCGAAAATCGTGTCCGCCAGCGCTTACGGAAAGCGTATCAAGAACCGGATGCGGACAAGGCCGCCCAGGCATTAGAAGCGCTCGCGAAAGAGCTTGAACGGGACCATCCCGGCGCCGCCGGGAGCCTCCGAGAAGGGTTGGAAGAGACCCTCACCGTGCAGCGTTTGGGTCTTCCGGGCCTCTTGCGCCAAACGTTGGCCAACACCAATGCCATGGAATCTCTTAACAGTCAATTTCGGACCCATGCGCAGAACGTCAAACATTGGACCAATGGGCAACAAGTCTTACGCTGGTTGGCGTCGGCGAGCTTTTTCATCGAAGACACGTTGACGCGGATCCCGGGCTATCGCGAGATTCCCGTGTTGCAAACGGCCTTAAAATCAGCAGTGGCGCATAAACCCGAACAAAAAACCGAGCAAATCGGTTAA
- a CDS encoding IstB ATP binding domain protein (PFAM: IstB-like ATP binding N-terminal~InterPro IPR013690~KEGG: sth:STH2702 transposase subunit~PFAM: IstB-like ATP binding N-terminal~SPTR: Transposase subunit): protein MKHPDQAYRTCVGILKIGQSHSAETLEAAAAQAVARELYTARAVTALAKHLADASSEPTAVPPHPNVRGPAYYQKSEEESLMLPNATRDHLQALRLSAMAEAWARQQADPTMAELSFDERFGLLVDAEWVHRQNRRWARRLREAQLRLAASPEAVGGCPRFRGISLAYPFS from the coding sequence ATGAAACACCCGGACCAGGCCTATCGCACCTGTGTGGGAATCCTGAAGATTGGCCAATCGCACAGCGCGGAGACCTTGGAAGCGGCCGCAGCCCAAGCCGTGGCGCGGGAACTGTACACCGCCCGGGCGGTGACGGCATTGGCCAAGCACCTGGCGGATGCGTCGTCGGAGCCCACCGCGGTTCCACCGCATCCCAATGTCCGCGGTCCGGCGTATTACCAAAAATCGGAGGAGGAATCCCTGATGTTACCGAATGCAACCCGTGATCATTTGCAAGCGCTCCGGCTCTCCGCGATGGCGGAGGCCTGGGCGCGGCAACAGGCCGATCCCACCATGGCCGAGTTGAGCTTCGATGAGCGGTTCGGTTTGCTCGTGGATGCGGAATGGGTGCACCGCCAAAACCGGCGGTGGGCCCGCCGGCTCCGCGAGGCGCAATTGCGGTTGGCCGCATCCCCCGAAGCCGTGGGAGGTTGTCCCAGGTTTCGTGGAATTTCGCTAGCGTATCCTTTCTCATGA